The following are encoded in a window of Brevibacillus sp. DP1.3A genomic DNA:
- the pckA gene encoding phosphoenolpyruvate carboxykinase (ATP) — protein METNTVQKLTDILGATKVYHNLPVANLVEMAVKRGEGILTDKGALNALTGKFTGRSPKDKFVVDEASVHDKINWGPVNQPISTEKFQALQQDVLQYLQSKDELFVFDGFAGADTTYRLPIRVVNEFAWHNLFARQLFIRPSEEELAAHESEFTVIYAPNFKANPAVHGTNSETFIVLSFEQKTVLIGGTEYAGEMKKSIFSVMNMLLPERNVLPMHCSANVGKDGDVALFFGLSGTGKTTLSADPDRFLIGDDEHGWSDNGVFNIEGGCYAKCVKLSEEGEPQIWKAIQFGTVLENVDVNEATRVADYDSTKYTENTRAAYPVEAIPGAVIPGVGVQPNVIVFLTADSFGVLPPISKLNKEQAMYHFLSGYTSKMAGTERGVTAPQTEFSTCFGSPFLPLHPVVYAEMLGKKIDERKVQVYLVNTGWTGGPVGVGQRMKLSYTRAMVTAALNGELEKVDYAADEIFGVQVPTSCPNVPAEVLQPRNTWANKEDYDKQAADLAARFIENFEKKFPNAADIANAGPKVK, from the coding sequence ATGGAAACCAATACGGTTCAAAAGCTTACTGACATTCTTGGAGCTACAAAAGTGTATCATAACTTGCCTGTAGCTAATCTTGTTGAGATGGCAGTGAAGCGTGGCGAAGGGATTTTGACCGATAAGGGGGCGCTCAATGCGCTAACAGGGAAGTTTACCGGCCGTTCGCCAAAGGACAAATTTGTGGTGGACGAAGCTTCCGTACACGATAAAATCAACTGGGGTCCGGTTAACCAACCAATCAGCACTGAAAAATTCCAAGCACTTCAACAAGACGTGCTCCAATACTTACAATCAAAAGATGAACTGTTTGTCTTCGATGGCTTTGCGGGTGCAGATACAACCTATCGTCTGCCGATCCGCGTAGTGAACGAATTCGCTTGGCATAACCTGTTTGCACGTCAGTTGTTCATCCGTCCGTCCGAAGAAGAACTGGCTGCGCACGAATCAGAATTCACGGTTATCTATGCGCCTAATTTCAAGGCCAATCCTGCGGTACACGGCACGAACTCCGAGACTTTCATCGTTTTGAGCTTTGAGCAAAAAACAGTGTTGATCGGTGGCACTGAGTATGCTGGCGAAATGAAAAAGTCGATCTTCAGCGTAATGAACATGCTGCTTCCAGAGCGCAACGTACTCCCGATGCACTGCTCTGCGAACGTAGGTAAAGACGGAGACGTTGCCCTGTTCTTCGGATTGTCCGGTACAGGAAAAACAACGCTGTCTGCTGACCCGGACCGTTTCTTGATCGGTGACGATGAGCACGGCTGGTCTGACAATGGCGTGTTCAATATCGAAGGCGGCTGCTATGCAAAATGCGTCAAGCTGTCTGAAGAAGGCGAACCGCAAATCTGGAAAGCAATCCAGTTCGGTACCGTACTTGAAAATGTAGACGTAAACGAAGCGACTCGTGTAGCAGACTACGATAGCACCAAATATACAGAGAATACACGCGCTGCGTACCCAGTGGAAGCAATTCCGGGTGCTGTGATTCCAGGCGTAGGCGTGCAACCAAATGTCATCGTCTTTTTGACAGCCGATTCGTTCGGTGTATTGCCTCCAATTTCCAAGCTGAATAAAGAGCAAGCCATGTACCACTTCCTGTCTGGCTACACCAGCAAAATGGCAGGTACAGAGCGTGGCGTAACCGCTCCGCAAACAGAGTTTTCTACTTGCTTTGGATCTCCATTCTTGCCGCTGCATCCAGTAGTATATGCAGAAATGCTCGGTAAGAAGATTGACGAGCGCAAGGTTCAAGTATACCTGGTGAACACTGGTTGGACTGGTGGCCCGGTAGGTGTTGGGCAACGTATGAAGCTGTCCTACACACGTGCGATGGTAACAGCAGCATTGAACGGTGAGCTGGAAAAAGTAGACTATGCAGCTGACGAGATTTTCGGGGTACAAGTACCGACTTCTTGCCCGAATGTTCCTGCTGAAGTTCTGCAACCACGCAATACATGGGCAAACAAGGAAGATTACGACAAGCAAGCGGCTGATCTGGCTGCACGCTTCATTGAGAACTTCGAGAAGAAATTCCCGAATGCAGCAGATATTGCGAATGCGGGTCCTAAAGTAAAGTAA
- a CDS encoding VOC family protein translates to MFHLKAVHHIALNCSDVVKVARFFKDILEVPIPEENMTEGAPVYFQIGTYTRIGLHPHGGEAGKGGVGQVDHLAFSVQSRAELDYLVDKLEAENICYRGPITQPTSYNLYFETPDGHHLEVRLDKDEFDE, encoded by the coding sequence ATGTTTCATTTGAAAGCCGTTCACCACATCGCATTGAATTGTAGTGATGTTGTGAAGGTAGCTCGTTTTTTTAAGGACATTTTGGAAGTCCCTATCCCGGAAGAGAATATGACGGAAGGAGCACCTGTCTACTTTCAAATTGGCACATACACACGGATCGGTCTTCATCCTCATGGCGGGGAAGCTGGGAAAGGCGGCGTAGGGCAGGTCGATCATCTCGCCTTCTCTGTGCAAAGCCGAGCTGAGCTGGACTATCTGGTCGATAAGCTGGAGGCAGAGAATATTTGCTATCGTGGCCCAATTACACAGCCTACTAGCTATAATTTGTATTTTGAGACACCCGATGGTCACCACCTTGAGGTGCGACTCGATAAAGACGAGTTCGATGAGTAG
- a CDS encoding SCP2 sterol-binding domain-containing protein, with translation MIGMGRLLFELGERLQGKAHLRFITAGWERRIGIVVDDSPSQWQLTIAKGVASWDVWTEEQPADLIIKGAEKQMHMLFGGDELVYVLAKEKVQIAGPLRDQLKLDAILRLTCR, from the coding sequence ATGATCGGAATGGGCAGACTGCTTTTTGAACTGGGTGAGCGACTACAAGGAAAAGCACACTTGCGATTCATAACAGCAGGATGGGAGCGCAGGATCGGAATTGTAGTGGATGATTCACCTTCACAGTGGCAATTGACGATAGCAAAAGGCGTTGCATCCTGGGATGTATGGACAGAAGAGCAGCCTGCCGATCTGATCATCAAGGGAGCGGAGAAACAAATGCACATGCTGTTTGGCGGCGATGAGCTCGTCTATGTTCTAGCCAAAGAAAAGGTGCAAATAGCAGGGCCATTGCGCGACCAATTGAAGCTCGATGCCATTTTGCGACTGACCTGTCGGTGA
- a CDS encoding M20 peptidase aminoacylase family protein encodes MSTVMSLQQTVAARKDSIAETFRHLHENPEISWKEVETTRYLAERMRALGLRVTTFDDCTGLVAEWGEGKPVVGLRTDIDALWQEVNGEWRANHSCGHDAHMTLIVETVEALVAAGYQPPGTLKILFQPAEEKGTGALKLVEKGVVDDIDYLYGVHLRPIQEMAHGTAGPAIYNGAAMFLYGEITGVAAHGARPHLGINAIEVAGAIISGLGQVHINPMVPATVKMTMLQAGGESYNIIPDKARFALDLRAQTNQAMDDLVNRVRQMIDGVAMSFQARIEVEAGSRMVAAEVDDQAKAFMEQAIVDVLGQENLRAAPVSPGAEDFHYYTVERPHIKATMLALGCDLVPGLHHPLMHFERSALEKGVAILCQTVVKTFENT; translated from the coding sequence ATGTCTACTGTTATGTCGTTGCAACAGACGGTTGCCGCACGTAAAGATTCTATTGCCGAAACATTCCGTCATCTGCATGAGAATCCGGAGATTAGCTGGAAGGAAGTAGAAACAACTCGTTATTTGGCGGAGCGCATGCGTGCCTTGGGACTGCGTGTTACGACTTTTGACGATTGTACAGGTTTAGTAGCGGAATGGGGCGAAGGGAAGCCAGTTGTTGGCTTGCGCACAGATATCGATGCACTCTGGCAAGAAGTCAACGGTGAATGGCGCGCGAATCATTCCTGTGGTCATGACGCCCATATGACATTGATTGTGGAAACGGTAGAAGCATTGGTCGCCGCTGGATATCAACCGCCGGGAACGTTAAAAATCTTGTTCCAACCAGCAGAAGAAAAAGGAACGGGAGCATTGAAGCTGGTGGAGAAGGGTGTCGTCGATGACATCGATTATTTGTACGGTGTTCACTTAAGACCGATTCAGGAGATGGCACATGGAACGGCGGGACCCGCTATTTACAACGGAGCAGCCATGTTTCTCTACGGGGAAATCACAGGAGTCGCTGCGCACGGAGCGAGACCGCATCTCGGGATCAATGCGATTGAAGTAGCGGGGGCGATTATTTCAGGTCTCGGTCAAGTACATATCAATCCAATGGTACCGGCCACCGTCAAAATGACCATGCTGCAAGCCGGGGGAGAGAGCTACAACATTATTCCGGACAAGGCGCGTTTTGCCCTCGATCTGCGAGCACAGACGAATCAGGCGATGGATGACCTGGTGAATCGTGTTCGTCAAATGATTGACGGAGTGGCGATGTCATTTCAGGCACGTATAGAGGTAGAGGCCGGGTCGCGCATGGTAGCGGCAGAGGTCGATGATCAAGCGAAGGCATTTATGGAGCAGGCGATCGTAGATGTGCTCGGTCAAGAGAATTTGAGAGCGGCGCCTGTCAGTCCGGGAGCGGAGGATTTCCACTACTATACGGTGGAGCGCCCTCATATCAAGGCAACGATGCTGGCTCTTGGATGTGATTTGGTACCAGGGCTGCATCATCCGCTAATGCATTTTGAACGCTCTGCATTGGAAAAAGGTGTGGCGATTTTGTGTCAAACAGTCGTGAAAACGTTTGAAAATACGTAA